A stretch of Calditrichota bacterium DNA encodes these proteins:
- the ybeY gene encoding rRNA maturation RNase YbeY has translation MRKESGVVRVFNAHPRRHFPVRQIKRLAELVLTAEGASEARDVNVVLCDDDRLQELNRRFLGHDYPTDVVAFQLADEPGVVEGEVYVSLDRADEQARTVGVRFENEVGRLVVHGILHLLGYEDEEAAAAGQMHVRQEEYLRLFAERQAATESKRGN, from the coding sequence GTGAGAAAGGAAAGCGGTGTGGTGCGCGTGTTCAATGCCCACCCGAGAAGGCATTTTCCGGTGCGGCAGATCAAGAGGTTGGCGGAGCTGGTCCTGACGGCCGAAGGCGCCAGCGAGGCGCGCGACGTCAACGTGGTGCTTTGTGACGATGACCGGCTGCAGGAACTGAACAGGCGTTTCCTTGGGCACGACTACCCTACTGACGTAGTGGCTTTTCAACTGGCAGACGAGCCTGGGGTGGTGGAGGGCGAAGTCTACGTGAGCCTGGACCGCGCAGATGAACAGGCCCGCACCGTGGGGGTGCGCTTTGAAAACGAAGTCGGTCGCCTGGTTGTCCACGGCATCCTGCATTTGCTCGGGTATGAGGATGAAGAGGCCGCGGCTGCAGGGCAAATGCACGTGCGTCAGGAGGAATACCTGAGACTCTTCGCAGAAAGGCAAGCCGCTACGGAGAGCAAGAGAGGGAATTGA